A portion of the Sus scrofa isolate TJ Tabasco breed Duroc chromosome 5, Sscrofa11.1, whole genome shotgun sequence genome contains these proteins:
- the GPRC5D gene encoding G-protein coupled receptor family C group 5 member D isoform X1, with protein MYEDCVKSTGDYNLFCDTEGPWGIVLESLAAIGIVVTVILLLAFLFLMRRVRDCSQWNVLPTQFLFLLGVLGLFGLAFAFIIQFNEQTAPVRYFLFGVLFALCFSCLLAHASNLVKLVRGRVSFSWTTILCIAIGVSLLQTIIAIEYVTLIMTRGMRFVHMTPCQLHVDFVVLLVYVLFLMALTFFVAKATFCGPCENWKQHGRLIFVTVLISIIIWVVWISLLMRGNPQPQWDDPIICIALVTNAWVFLLLYIIPELCILYRSSRQDRPLQAGACPVPAYQRSFRAENQELSRARDSEGAEEDVALTSYGSPTQPQTVDPTQECFIPRAKLSPEQDAVL; from the exons ATGTACGAGGACTGCGTGAAGTCCACTGGGGACTATAACCTCTTCTGTGACACTGAGGGACCATGGGGCATTGTTCTGGAGTCCCTGGCAGCCATCGGCATAGTGGTTACAGTGATACTGCTCTTGGCATTTCTCTTCCTCATGCGAAGGGTCCGGGACTGCAGCCAGTGGAACGTTCTCCCCACCCAGTTCCTCTTCCTCTTGGGTGTGCTGGGGCTCTTTGGCCTGGCTTTTGCCTTCATCATCCAGTTCAATGAGCAAACAGCCCCTGTCCGCTACTTTCTCTTTGGGGTCCTCTTTGCTCTCTGCTTCTCGTGCCTCTTGGCTCACGCCTCCAACCTGGTGAAGCTGGTCCGGGGCAGAGTCTCCTTCTCTTGGACCACAATTCTGTGCATTGCTATTGGCGTCAGCCTCTTGCAGACAATCATTGCTATTGAGTACGTGACTCTCATAATGACCAGAGGTATGAGGTTTGTGCACATGACACCCTGTCAGCTCCACGTGGACTTTGTGGTCCTGCTGGTGTACGTCCTCTTCCTGATGGCCCTCACGTTCTTCGTCGCCAAAGCCACCTTCTGTGGCCCGTGCGAGAACTGGAAACAGCACGGACGGCTCATCTTCGTCACGGTGCTCATTTCCATCATTATCTGGGTGGTGTGGATCTCCCTGCTGATGAGAGGCAACCCGCAGCCCCAGTGGGACGACCCCATCATCTGCATCGCCCTGGTGACCAACGCATGGGTTTTCCTGCTGCTGTACATCATCCCGGAGCTGTGCATTCTCTACAGGTCCAGTAGGCAGGATCGCCCTCTGCAAGCTGGTGCCTGCCCGGTCCCCGCTTACCAACGCAGCTTCAGAGCAGAGAACCAGGAGCTGTCAAGAG CCCGAGACAGTGAAGGCGCTGAGGAGGATGTAGCATTAACCTCATATGGTTCCCCCACTCAGCCGCAG
- the GPRC5D gene encoding G-protein coupled receptor family C group 5 member D isoform X2, translating into MYEDCVKSTGDYNLFCDTEGPWGIVLESLAAIGIVVTVILLLAFLFLMRRVRDCSQWNVLPTQFLFLLGVLGLFGLAFAFIIQFNEQTAPVRYFLFGVLFALCFSCLLAHASNLVKLVRGRVSFSWTTILCIAIGVSLLQTIIAIEYVTLIMTRGMRFVHMTPCQLHVDFVVLLVYVLFLMALTFFVAKATFCGPCENWKQHGRLIFVTVLISIIIWVVWISLLMRGNPQPQWDDPIICIALVTNAWVFLLLYIIPELCILYRSSRQDRPLQAGACPVPAYQRSFRAENQELSRDC; encoded by the coding sequence ATGTACGAGGACTGCGTGAAGTCCACTGGGGACTATAACCTCTTCTGTGACACTGAGGGACCATGGGGCATTGTTCTGGAGTCCCTGGCAGCCATCGGCATAGTGGTTACAGTGATACTGCTCTTGGCATTTCTCTTCCTCATGCGAAGGGTCCGGGACTGCAGCCAGTGGAACGTTCTCCCCACCCAGTTCCTCTTCCTCTTGGGTGTGCTGGGGCTCTTTGGCCTGGCTTTTGCCTTCATCATCCAGTTCAATGAGCAAACAGCCCCTGTCCGCTACTTTCTCTTTGGGGTCCTCTTTGCTCTCTGCTTCTCGTGCCTCTTGGCTCACGCCTCCAACCTGGTGAAGCTGGTCCGGGGCAGAGTCTCCTTCTCTTGGACCACAATTCTGTGCATTGCTATTGGCGTCAGCCTCTTGCAGACAATCATTGCTATTGAGTACGTGACTCTCATAATGACCAGAGGTATGAGGTTTGTGCACATGACACCCTGTCAGCTCCACGTGGACTTTGTGGTCCTGCTGGTGTACGTCCTCTTCCTGATGGCCCTCACGTTCTTCGTCGCCAAAGCCACCTTCTGTGGCCCGTGCGAGAACTGGAAACAGCACGGACGGCTCATCTTCGTCACGGTGCTCATTTCCATCATTATCTGGGTGGTGTGGATCTCCCTGCTGATGAGAGGCAACCCGCAGCCCCAGTGGGACGACCCCATCATCTGCATCGCCCTGGTGACCAACGCATGGGTTTTCCTGCTGCTGTACATCATCCCGGAGCTGTGCATTCTCTACAGGTCCAGTAGGCAGGATCGCCCTCTGCAAGCTGGTGCCTGCCCGGTCCCCGCTTACCAACGCAGCTTCAGAGCAGAGAACCAGGAGCTGTCAAGAG